A stretch of Gorilla gorilla gorilla isolate KB3781 chromosome 9, NHGRI_mGorGor1-v2.1_pri, whole genome shotgun sequence DNA encodes these proteins:
- the CFAP300 gene encoding cilia- and flagella-associated protein 300 isoform X2 yields the protein MATGELGDLGGYYFRFLPQKTFQSLSSKEITSRLRQWSMLGRIKAQAFGFDQTFQSYRKDDFVMAFFKDPNVIPNLKLLSDSSGQWITLGTEVKKIEAINVPCTQLSMSFFHRLYDEDIVRDSGHIVKCLDSFCDPFLISDELRRVLLVEDSEKYEIFSQPDREEFLFCLFKHLCLGGALCQYEDVISPYLETTKLIYKDLVSVRKNPQTKKIQITSSVFKVSAYDSAGMCYPSAKNHEQTFSYFIVDPIRRHLHVLYHCYGVGDMS from the exons ATGGCTACTGGGGAGCTCGGGGACTTGGGCGGCTACTACTTCAGGTTCTTGCCTCAGAAAACCTTCCAGTCTCTGAGCTCTAAAGAGATCACCAGCCGACTCCGCCAGTG GTCCATGCTGGGCAGAATCAAGGCGCAGGCGTTCGGCTTTGACCAGACCTTTCAGTCCTATCGGAAGGATGATTTCGTTATG GCTTTTTTCAAAGACCCAAATGTTATTCCCAATTTGAAGTTACTTTCAGATTCTTCTGGACAATGGATCACATTag gAACTGAAGTGAAAAAAATTGAAGCTATAAATGTTCCTTGCACACAGCTTTCAATGTCATTTTTTCATCGGTTATATGATGAAGATATTGTACGAGACAGTGGACATATTGTTAAATGTTTAGATTCTTTTTGTGATCCATTTCTCATTTCTGATGAGTTACGAAGA GTTTTGCTAGTGGAAGactcagaaaaatatgaaatattcagCCAACCAGATAGAGAAGAGTTCCTGTTTTGTCTTTTCAAACATCTTTGCCTTGGTGGAGCCCTTTGTCAATACGAAGATGTGATTAGCCCATATCTGGAAACAACAAAGCTTATCTATAAGGATCTGGTGAG tgTTCGAAAGAATCCTCAAACCAAGAAAATACAGATTACCTCTTCTGTCTTTAAAGTTTCAGCCTAT GATTCTGCTGGTATGTGCTATCCTTCAGCAAAGAatcatgaacagacattttcttACTTTATTGTGGATCCTATCAGGCGTCACCTTCATGTTTTATACCACTGTTACGGTGTGGGAGACATGTCTTAA
- the CFAP300 gene encoding cilia- and flagella-associated protein 300 isoform X1, which yields MATGELGDLGGYYFRFLPQKTFQSLSSKEITSRLRQWSMLGRIKAQAFGFDQTFQSYRKDDFVMAFFKDPNVIPNLKLLSDSSGQWITLGTEVKKIEAINVPCTQLSMSFFHRLYDEDIVRDSGHIVKCLDSFCDPFLISDELRRVLLVEDSEKYEIFSQPDREEFLFCLFKHLCLGGALCQYEDVISPYLETTKLIYKDLVRILLVCAILQQRIMNRHFLTLLWILSGVTFMFYTTVTVWETCLNALSDYVPLLFFIYHFSILILTYR from the exons ATGGCTACTGGGGAGCTCGGGGACTTGGGCGGCTACTACTTCAGGTTCTTGCCTCAGAAAACCTTCCAGTCTCTGAGCTCTAAAGAGATCACCAGCCGACTCCGCCAGTG GTCCATGCTGGGCAGAATCAAGGCGCAGGCGTTCGGCTTTGACCAGACCTTTCAGTCCTATCGGAAGGATGATTTCGTTATG GCTTTTTTCAAAGACCCAAATGTTATTCCCAATTTGAAGTTACTTTCAGATTCTTCTGGACAATGGATCACATTag gAACTGAAGTGAAAAAAATTGAAGCTATAAATGTTCCTTGCACACAGCTTTCAATGTCATTTTTTCATCGGTTATATGATGAAGATATTGTACGAGACAGTGGACATATTGTTAAATGTTTAGATTCTTTTTGTGATCCATTTCTCATTTCTGATGAGTTACGAAGA GTTTTGCTAGTGGAAGactcagaaaaatatgaaatattcagCCAACCAGATAGAGAAGAGTTCCTGTTTTGTCTTTTCAAACATCTTTGCCTTGGTGGAGCCCTTTGTCAATACGAAGATGTGATTAGCCCATATCTGGAAACAACAAAGCTTATCTATAAGGATCTGGTGAG GATTCTGCTGGTATGTGCTATCCTTCAGCAAAGAatcatgaacagacattttcttACTTTATTGTGGATCCTATCAGGCGTCACCTTCATGTTTTATACCACTGTTACGGTGTGGGAGACATGTCTTAATGCTCTTTCAGATTATGTACCtctactattttttatttatcatttttctatCTTAATACTAACTTATAGATAA
- the CFAP300 gene encoding cilia- and flagella-associated protein 300 isoform X3 yields MATGELGDLGGYYFRFLPQKTFQSLSSKEITSRLRQWSMLGRIKAQAFGFDQTFQSYRKDDFVMAFFKDPNVIPNLKLLSDSSGQWITLGTEVKKIEAINVPCTQLSMSFFHRLYDEDIVRDSGHIVKCLDSFCDPFLISDELRRVLLVEDSEKYEIFSQPDREEFLFCLFKHLCLGGALCQYEDVISPYLETTKLIYKDLCSKESSNQENTDYLFCL; encoded by the exons ATGGCTACTGGGGAGCTCGGGGACTTGGGCGGCTACTACTTCAGGTTCTTGCCTCAGAAAACCTTCCAGTCTCTGAGCTCTAAAGAGATCACCAGCCGACTCCGCCAGTG GTCCATGCTGGGCAGAATCAAGGCGCAGGCGTTCGGCTTTGACCAGACCTTTCAGTCCTATCGGAAGGATGATTTCGTTATG GCTTTTTTCAAAGACCCAAATGTTATTCCCAATTTGAAGTTACTTTCAGATTCTTCTGGACAATGGATCACATTag gAACTGAAGTGAAAAAAATTGAAGCTATAAATGTTCCTTGCACACAGCTTTCAATGTCATTTTTTCATCGGTTATATGATGAAGATATTGTACGAGACAGTGGACATATTGTTAAATGTTTAGATTCTTTTTGTGATCCATTTCTCATTTCTGATGAGTTACGAAGA GTTTTGCTAGTGGAAGactcagaaaaatatgaaatattcagCCAACCAGATAGAGAAGAGTTCCTGTTTTGTCTTTTCAAACATCTTTGCCTTGGTGGAGCCCTTTGTCAATACGAAGATGTGATTAGCCCATATCTGGAAACAACAAAGCTTATCTATAAGGATCTG tgTTCGAAAGAATCCTCAAACCAAGAAAATACAGATTACCTCTTCTGTCTTTAA